GCGGGCGCGGTCCAGGATCCGCTGACGCACAGCCGCGAAGACGTCGGCCGGCCAAACTGTGTCGTAGAACGGGCGGCCTGGCTTCATGTCGAAGGGAAAGAAGGCCGGAACCGGCGCCATGCCGAGGAGCCCGAACGCCACGGGTTTGGGCGGCAGCTTGATCACGAGACGGTCGCGCGTATCGAGTAGGCGCAGGATCTCCTCGTGCGAGCCGGGCATGTGGTCGTCGATGCAGAGTGAAATTCCCTCTGGGCATCGTGGGTCGTTGTAGCAGAGCATCCGCGGAACGAACTCCAAGAGCCAGTGCCCGTAGTTCCGGCTCTGAAATCCAAACATCATCAGCCCGGCTTCGATTTCATGCTCATCCTCGGGTACCTCCACGATGGCACGCCCGGCGCCGAAGGCGGCGGTCATGATCTGGTCGGGGTTGAGGCCGTCCTGCAGCAGGATGTCTGGGCGGCGCGGATGGGCGGCGAGGTCGTAGACGAGCTTGCCGCCGGCGATGACGACGTTGCTGCGCGGATAAGCGCGCGCGTCGTCGAGAAAGGCGAGGTACTGGGCCGGGATGTCCAGGCTGCCGGGCTCCGACCGTAGGGCAGGGGCTTTTCCCAGAAGCGCAGCTCGGGCGCGACGATGCGGCGCTCCGGGAGCATCGTGATGGCGCGCGCGCCGCCCGCCGCCGCGAGGTCCTGGACGGAGACGATGTCGTAGGCTTCCAGCGGACCGGAGCCGGTGACGTGGCGCGTCGTCTCGTGCAGCGCGATCGCCGCGTCGAAGCGCCCGTCCTCCAGCAGCGTATCGAGGAGCAGGCGGCGCAGGTTCTTGACCTTGGTGCTGAGCCGATCGCCGTCCTCGGTCGTCACGCCCGCATCGCCGCCGTTGAGGTCGTAGGCGAGGCGGTAATAGTGGAGGCACGGCTCGGGCTGATTGCGGCACTCGTGGGCCCATCCGAGCCGCAGCAAGGTCGCGAGCCCGTCCTGGATCAGGGTGGGCGCGTCAGCGTCGGCGCGCAGCTGCGCGACATAGGTCTCGGCCTCATCGAAGCGGCCGCGCGCGCACAGGTCGCGCAGGCGCACCGTGGCGGCGTCCCGCGCCCAGCGCACGCGCTCGCTGGGGACCAGCGCGGCGATCAGGTCGTAGGTCTCTGCTGCGGCGCCGAGCCGATCGTCTCCCTCCAGCCGGAACGCGAGGGTCTCAAGATGCCGGCACAGGGCGGCGCGGCGCGTCGGATCGTGATCCGTGGCAGCGAGAGAGCGCAGCCGCGCGACAACGTCCGACGCGTTGTCGCGATTGGCCGTCCGGATCAGATCGATGAAGGTGTCCATCGGCCTCATGTCAGTCGCACGCCTGATCGAACCTGCTCGTTCGCGCGCCGACCGGGCAGCGCCCTTTTGCGGGCGGTGTACTGGAAGGGACGCCCCGTGACGAGGCACCCGAGCGCTGGAGAACGCACGCGGTCTCGTGTAGGGCAGGGCGCCGGACAGGCAGGGAACCCCGCGCATGGACGTTGACCGGATCGACAGGCCTTCGTCGGGACCGATGCGAGTCAGATCGCGGATTCCGGCGCGATGACGATCCGCCTCGTTCTTTATGGCGCAGGCGCGCTCGCGCGCGAGATCGTGGACGCTTTAGATCGCCTAAATGCGCAGGAGACCGCGATTGACCTGCAGGCGAGCATCGTCGATCCCGGGATCGACGCACCGGAGACGTTCCGTGGCCGGCCGGTGGTGCGCGACGTGCAAAGCTTCGCGGGCGACGCGGACCTGCGCTTCGTTGTAGCTCTGGGCGAGCCTGGGTCCCGGGCTCGGGCGGTCGAGTATCTCCGGACGGAGATCGGCGCGCAGTTCACGTCGATCATCGATCCTGGCGTGTTGGTCGGGGCGAGCAGCCGGATCGGCGCAGGCGCGGTGATCCTTGGCCATTCCTCCATCACGGCGGATGCGCGGCTCGGAGAGAATGTTCTAGTCAATCCGGGCTGCACCGTCGCCCACGACGACGTCCTCGAGGACTTCGCGACGCTGAGCCCCGGTGTCCACCTGGCCGGGCATGTCCGCGTTGAGGAGGGGGCGTTCCTGGGCACCGGGGCCTGTGTGATCCCGCGCATCCGCATCGGTGCGCACGCCGTGGTCGGCGCCGGCGCCGTGGTCATCCGGAACGTGGCGCCCGGCCAGACGGTGTTCGGCAATCCTGCCCGGCCCTTGCGGCGTGCCTAGAGCGGAGAGGGCAAGACCGCGGCTGAGGTTTGGGCCCGGGTCTGAGCCTGGGCCGGCGCCTTCCGTGCTCCCGCCCGGCCATGTATAGCGGGCCGCGTCACCCGAGCATGCGTATGAGGACGGTGGCGGCAGACAGTCAGGACGTGTCTCGGCGATGATCCCTGTGCTCATTCCAAGTCTGCCGGAGACGGATGCAATCATTCCGTATCTGCGGCGGATCGATCAGGCGCGCATCTACAGCAATTACGGGCCGCTCTCCCGCGAGTTCACCGACAGGCTCTGCCGTTTCGTGTCGGAACGGGCCGGCGGCGCCCCAGTGGCAGCGACGCTCACTGGCAGCGGCACCACGGCCATCGAGCTCGCCTTGCGCTACCGGATCGCCGGCCGGGGCGGCCGGCTCTGCCTGATGCCCGCCTACACCTTCGCGGCCACCGCGCATGCGGCGGTCAATGTCGGCCTGGAGCCGTTCTTCGCGGATGTCGATCCCGAAACCCTAGCGCTCACGCCTGCCATCGCCGTACGGGCCCTGGCGGCGGCCGAGGGAGATGTCGCCGCCGTGGTGGTGGTCAGCCCATACGGCGCCCCGATCGACATCGCCGCCTGGGAGGCATTTGAGGCGGCACACAAGATCCCGGTGGTGTTCGACGCCGCCGCCGCCACGCTCAACCTGCACCGCGTGGCCGCGCAGCCAATCTGCGTCAGCCTGCACGCCACCAAGGCGCTCGGGATCGGGGAGGGCGGGGCAATCCTCACCACCGACACTGATCTGGTGGCCCAGACCACCGCCATGACGGGCTTCGGCTTCTCGGTGAGCAGCCGCGTCTCGGAGGTGCGGGGCGGCAATTACCGGATCTCAGAATACGCCGCCGCCGTCGGGCTGGCGGTGTTCGACGGTCTCGAGGCGCGCATCCGGCAGTTGCGAGAAGCCTCGCTGGCCTATGTCTCGGGCTTCAACCGGATCGGCGTGCGCATGCAGCCGGGCTTCGGCACGGATTGGCTGACCATGACGATCGCCGCGCTGTTCGAGCCCGCCGCCGCCGAGGTGGTGACGGCCGGTTTCGACGCGGACCGGATCCAGTGGCGGCGCTGGTACGGGACCGGATGCCACGTACATCCCGCCTTCGCCACGTGCCGGCACGACGGTCTCGCGCGGACCGCCGCGGTGGCCGCCGGCGCCATCGGTGTGCCGTTCTTCCCGGCGATCACGCCGGAGCAGATCGGCGCGGTGTGCGGCTGCGTGGAGCGGTCTCTGGCGGCCCGCTGAGGCGCCGCATTGGGCGCGCCCTGCGGTCGCGTACCGAGAGGAACGGTCGAGAACGATGCAGGGCGACTTCCGGCGAATTCTGACGCAGGCCAACGAATCGAAGGGCGCCGCCGCGCTCGACGCGATCGAGAGCGGCCTGTCCGTGCCGACGGAGGGCCGGCCGGCGGTCGCCGCGCAGCACCTCGCTACCCTGGCCTTTCGCTTCCAGGGCGAGAACCGGCTCGACCTCGCGGCGCGTGCCTATGACCTCGCGGCCCGGGTGACACCCGCACAGGCGGCGTCCTACAGGCTCGCCGCCATCCGGACACGCATCCTCGACCTGTGCCGGCGCAAGATGTTCGATCCGGTGGAGGGGCTGCTCCAAGAGCTGCGGGCGGCCAAGGCGGAGGCCGGGGATCGCGGGCAGAACGACCCGTCCCTCATCCACATCGCCTGGGATTACGAGCTCGCCGGCGATGCCGAGGGCGCGGTGCGCAGCTACCTCCTCTCGCGCGTCGCGCGGGACCTGCTGGGCGGCCAAGCGCTCACGATCGACGGCGACACGCTCGAGCGCAAGATCCGGAATCTCCGCATCCTGCAGATGAATGCGCTGGCCGAGGAGGGCCGGCACGAGGAGGCGCAGGCGCTCCACGAGCGGACCCGGCACGTTCTGGGGCTCGGCCCGCTGCGGATATACGACATCGTGTCCGCGCGCGAAGCCGCCGCGGACGGGGAGGGCGAGTACCGCGAGTTGCTCGGCCCCCGCCGGATCACCGAGCCGGAGATCGCCTTCCTCGAAGGACCGGTGGCGCTGACCTCGTCGTGCGGATCCCTCGACGCGCCGCCGCAATACGTCGCCCGTTTCAAGGACTGCCTGACATTCCCGCGCAGCAACATCGTGCTTCAGGGGAACCGCCTGATCTACGATCTGGCCGCACACCCGCTCGCCGGGGTCGCGGACATCAAGGACGGGGTGAACCCCGACCAGATCATGACTGCGGTCTACGGCGCCCGGCGCGCGCTCGCCGAAGAGCCTGCCGAGACGCAGAGCCTTGATGCCGGGCTGATGATGTTCGGGCTGCAGAGCAAGAACTACGGCCACTGGTTGCTCGAGTTCGTGCCACGCATGCTCTGGTTCAACGACCGCGCATGTCCGTCAGATTTCCCGATCTGCATCGGCGATCATATGCCGGAGACGCATCGGCAGATCTTGGAACTGCTCGATGAGCGCGACAGGCGAATCCTGCCGCTGTCGACACAAGCGATCCGCTTCGGAGAACTCGGCGTCGCTCCGGTGCCGACCTTCTTCCCGTTTGACTCGCGACCTGGCGTGCCGGTCTACGACGCGGTCTGGCCGGCGGATGTCCTCGGCGCCATGCGGGGCGTGGTGCTCGAGCGACTGGCGGCGCGCGGCGTCGATCTCCGGCCTTCGGGACGCAAGATCGTGCTCTCGCGCCGGGGCTTCGCGCAGCGCCAGCTTCTCAACGAGGCGGAGATTATCGACGTGCTAACGCGGCAGGGTTTCGAGGTGGTCTATCCTGAGAAACTGTCCTTCGCCGAGCAGGTCGCACTCTATCACACGGCCAACACGATCGTCGGCTCGGCGAGTTCCGCGCTCACCAACTGTATCTTCTGCAATTCTCGCGCGCGGGTAATCGCGCTGATCCACGAGGATCGGTCGTTCAATTTTCGTGGATACAGCAGCATGATTCGGTCGAGCGGGGCCGATTTGCTCTTCATACGCGGCAAGACCGTCGCCGGGGCGGCGGTGCACGCCTTCCACGCCAACTATTCAGCCGCCCCCGCCCTCGTTCTGCGTGGCCTCGAAGCCCTGTCCGGAAGAGATTGATCCTCGAACGCTATGCAGCTTCCGGCTCCTCGGTGAGGGGCACGACGCCCATTCAAGAGTTTGCACATGACCGACGATCAACGGTGGCGCGGCTTCATCGACTTCATCGGCGAGCCTCTCGTCACCGGATGGGCCTTCGACCCGCGCAATCCGAATCTGCCTCTCCTCGTCCAGATCACTGCAGCCGGCGGCAAGACGGAGATCGTGAAAGCCAACATCTTCCGGCAGGATCTCAAGGACCATGGCATCGGCGACGGCCGGCACGGCTTCGTCGCCGACCTGCAGAACTTCTCGGCCCTGGACGGTGCTATCGAGATCTCGATCCTCGGCAGCGACTGCGTTCTGGCCAAGGAGATCCACTTAGACGCCCTGAGCCTCCGCAGCGCCGTTCCGCCGATCCCCGAATCGTTCGTCGCCTTGATGGTGCTGATGGCCGCTGAACTGCGAGCCACAGCGGACTCCGCGGTACAGAACGGAGCCGGACAGGTTCGTCCGTCGGGGGAGATCCAACCCCCGTCCACCGGCCGGCAGCTCTCGGCCATCCTTCTGGAAACGGCTCGCCCCGAGCGTGATCCCGACGGCCTGATCTCGAAATTTCTCCGCTACGAGGTGATCCGGTCGGGTGGGCGGGACCTCAAAGCCAAGCTGTCCGGCACGACGAAGGACCGCCTGAACGTCCTGCTGTGGTACATCGCAGAGTATAGTCTGAGATGGGGCCGGTCACTGAGCGTCCCGCTCTCGGAGAGTCAGCTCCGGTTCCTCAACGACCCGTTGCCGGTCGACGGATTCCCGGCCAGTATTAGCGTAGCCCTTTGGAACCTCCTAAGGCGCGACCGCCCGGACCTCATCGATATCACCAAGCCGGAGGTGGAGAACGAGGCCCTCTACTGGTGGTGTTTTGAAAAGACTCTGCAGCTAAACCTGGAACGCAAGCTTGTGACGCCTGAACAGGTCTCCGCGCTCCGGAGAGTTGATCAGGCGCCCTATGGCAGATTTCCACTCAGCACGTTCATGCGGCTGCATATCGCCAAGAACCCCGAACTGCAGTGCTTGAACCTGCACAGCGCCGCCGGCCGGTTGGCGGCGCTGCACTATTTCCTTCTGTTGAGTTGCAAGCATCCCCACATCGCCGAGCTTCTTCCGGTCCAGTCGCTGCGGGCGCTCCTCGCATCACGAGCAGACGGCACTAACACCTTCGAGGACAATCTGTCGTTCCTCCTCCGAGATGCCCCTGACGCCGGCAACCTCGCCGGACAGGCACGCTCGAACAGCGCGGGCGGCGCCGGCGCGTCGAATGCGGGACCGCTCCAGGGCGCCCGGCGGGATACGACGTCGACGGCGCGTCCCTGCCAGGCACCGGACGAGGGTGTCACCGTCATCGGTCCCATCGAGAAGACGTCAGGGCTCGGGCAAGCGACGCGCCTCTCGTATCAGATTCTCGAACGCAGCACCGCGCCTTCGCTGTCGGCGATGCCGTTCAACGTTGAGAACCCGGCTCTCATCGGCTTCTCAACCAAGATCGGCTATCGTCCGT
This window of the Methylobacterium tardum genome carries:
- a CDS encoding acetyltransferase produces the protein MTIRLVLYGAGALAREIVDALDRLNAQETAIDLQASIVDPGIDAPETFRGRPVVRDVQSFAGDADLRFVVALGEPGSRARAVEYLRTEIGAQFTSIIDPGVLVGASSRIGAGAVILGHSSITADARLGENVLVNPGCTVAHDDVLEDFATLSPGVHLAGHVRVEEGAFLGTGACVIPRIRIGAHAVVGAGAVVIRNVAPGQTVFGNPARPLRRA
- a CDS encoding glycosyltransferase family 61 protein, which encodes MQGDFRRILTQANESKGAAALDAIESGLSVPTEGRPAVAAQHLATLAFRFQGENRLDLAARAYDLAARVTPAQAASYRLAAIRTRILDLCRRKMFDPVEGLLQELRAAKAEAGDRGQNDPSLIHIAWDYELAGDAEGAVRSYLLSRVARDLLGGQALTIDGDTLERKIRNLRILQMNALAEEGRHEEAQALHERTRHVLGLGPLRIYDIVSAREAAADGEGEYRELLGPRRITEPEIAFLEGPVALTSSCGSLDAPPQYVARFKDCLTFPRSNIVLQGNRLIYDLAAHPLAGVADIKDGVNPDQIMTAVYGARRALAEEPAETQSLDAGLMMFGLQSKNYGHWLLEFVPRMLWFNDRACPSDFPICIGDHMPETHRQILELLDERDRRILPLSTQAIRFGELGVAPVPTFFPFDSRPGVPVYDAVWPADVLGAMRGVVLERLAARGVDLRPSGRKIVLSRRGFAQRQLLNEAEIIDVLTRQGFEVVYPEKLSFAEQVALYHTANTIVGSASSALTNCIFCNSRARVIALIHEDRSFNFRGYSSMIRSSGADLLFIRGKTVAGAAVHAFHANYSAAPALVLRGLEALSGRD
- a CDS encoding aminotransferase class I/II-fold pyridoxal phosphate-dependent enzyme, producing the protein MIPVLIPSLPETDAIIPYLRRIDQARIYSNYGPLSREFTDRLCRFVSERAGGAPVAATLTGSGTTAIELALRYRIAGRGGRLCLMPAYTFAATAHAAVNVGLEPFFADVDPETLALTPAIAVRALAAAEGDVAAVVVVSPYGAPIDIAAWEAFEAAHKIPVVFDAAAATLNLHRVAAQPICVSLHATKALGIGEGGAILTTDTDLVAQTTAMTGFGFSVSSRVSEVRGGNYRISEYAAAVGLAVFDGLEARIRQLREASLAYVSGFNRIGVRMQPGFGTDWLTMTIAALFEPAAAEVVTAGFDADRIQWRRWYGTGCHVHPAFATCRHDGLARTAAVAAGAIGVPFFPAITPEQIGAVCGCVERSLAAR
- a CDS encoding glycosyltransferase family 4 protein; this translates as MTDDQRWRGFIDFIGEPLVTGWAFDPRNPNLPLLVQITAAGGKTEIVKANIFRQDLKDHGIGDGRHGFVADLQNFSALDGAIEISILGSDCVLAKEIHLDALSLRSAVPPIPESFVALMVLMAAELRATADSAVQNGAGQVRPSGEIQPPSTGRQLSAILLETARPERDPDGLISKFLRYEVIRSGGRDLKAKLSGTTKDRLNVLLWYIAEYSLRWGRSLSVPLSESQLRFLNDPLPVDGFPASISVALWNLLRRDRPDLIDITKPEVENEALYWWCFEKTLQLNLERKLVTPEQVSALRRVDQAPYGRFPLSTFMRLHIAKNPELQCLNLHSAAGRLAALHYFLLLSCKHPHIAELLPVQSLRALLASRADGTNTFEDNLSFLLRDAPDAGNLAGQARSNSAGGAGASNAGPLQGARRDTTSTARPCQAPDEGVTVIGPIEKTSGLGQATRLSYQILERSTAPSLSAMPFNVENPALIGFSTKIGYRPYDRPHRINLLHLNAEAVPLAFSILPEATFQNSYNIGYFFWELNKMPEAHFLALDLLDEIWVSSEYVRTIYEARTDKPVVNVGMAVEDLPPDLRPHLGFRQDGVFTFLTTFDSFSFAERKNPLAVIRAFQAAFERENREVALIIKTWNRSRVSDAYQVSVWRVIDNLIRDDPRIRVIGETFTYEQILSLKLACDCYVSLHRAEGFGFGMLEAMQLGRPVIATAYSGNMEFCTPDNCYLVDYDLIAVGHDEYPGVERGSTWADPKIASAAAAMREVLYSRDEMARRGMRAAQCVKNNFSIDAISKRYNRRLDSIRSLFDAP